One stretch of Prionailurus viverrinus isolate Anna chromosome C1, UM_Priviv_1.0, whole genome shotgun sequence DNA includes these proteins:
- the CC1H1orf210 gene encoding type III endosome membrane protein TEMP, which translates to MSEANQTTVGPSELSTASATSPGLGTGARAWPVLVGVVLGAVVLSLLIALAAKCHLCRKYRASYQHRPLPGTGKGVCPEVGEEDDDGFIEDNYIQPGAGGLGTEGGRDHFSF; encoded by the exons ATGAGTGAGGCAAACCAAA CCACTGTGGGGCCCTCAGAGCTCTCCACGGCATCAGCCACCTCCCCTGGGCTGGGCACTGGGGCCCGGGCATGGCCTGTGCTGGTGGGCGTCGTGCTGGGGGCTGTGGTCCTCTCTCTCCTCATCGCGCTTGCTGCCAAGTGCCACCTCTGCCGCAAATACCGTGCCAGCTACCAGCACCGCCCGCTGCCCGGGACCGGAAAGGGTGTCTGTCCGGAGGTGGGTGAAGAAGATGACGATGGCTTCATCGAGGACAATTACATTCAGCCTGGGGCCGGCGGGCTGGGGACAGAGGGCGGCAGGGACCACTTTTCCTTCTGA
- the TMEM125 gene encoding transmembrane protein 125: MPEGEAQAPPGGGPPPDALAEQVELWWSQQPRRSALCFAVAVALVAGCGAGGVALLSSTSSRSGEWRLATGTVLCLLALLVLVKQLMSSAVQDMNCLRQPHHVALLRSGGGVDALVVLLSGLVVLVTGLTLAGLAAAPAPARPLAAMLSVGIGLAASGALLLLGLLLYQVGVSGHCPPLRAAAPSTHAHHGGDGSIFSISGRFSAGRHHETTSSIASLI, from the coding sequence aTGCCGGAAGGAGAGGCTCAAGCCCCGCCGGGCGGGGGGCCGCCCCCGGACGCGCTGGCGGAGCAGGTAGAGCTGTGGTGGTCCCAGCAGCCCCGGCGCTCGGCGCTCTGCTTCGCCGTGGCCGTGGCGCTCGTGGCGGGCTGCGGGGCGGGTGGCGTGGCGCTGCTGTCCTCCACCAGCAGCCGCTCGGGCGAGTGGCGGCTGGCGACGGGCACCGTGCTGTGCCTGCTGGCCCTGCTGGTCCTGGTCAAGCAGCTGATGAGCTCCGCCGTGCAGGACATGAACTGCCTCCGCCAGCCCCACCACGTGGCCCTGCTGCGGAGCGGCGGCGGGGTGGACGCCCTGGTCGTGCTGCTCAGCGGCCTGGTGGTGCTGGTCACCGGCCTGACTCTGGCAGGGCTGgccgccgccccggccccggcccggcccctgGCCGCCATGCTGTCTGTGGGCATCGGCCTGGCCGCCTCGGGTGCGCTCTTGCTGCTGGGCTTGCTGCTCTATCAGGTGGGCGTCAGTGGACACTGTCCGCCTCTCCGTGCGGCCGCCCCCTCCACCCACGCCCACCACGGTGGCGACGGCAGCATCTTCAGCATCTCGGGACGGTTTTCTGCCGGGCGGCATCATGAGACTACGTCCAGCATCGCCAGCCTCATCTGA